aatatattgtagtaaatatcacatgttttcaatgttattgtagtaaatattacttggttaaaatattattatagtaaatattacatgattCCAATAATAttgttgtaaatattacatgattcaaatattattgtagtaaatattacatgattCCAATAATATTGTAGTAAATATAACTTGGTTCAAATATTattgtagtaaatattacatgttttcaacattattgtagtaaatattacatgattcaaatattattgtagtaaatattacatgattCAAATACTCttgtagtaaatattacattattcaAATAACattgtagtaaatattacatgGTTAAAATAATACTGTAGTAAATATTACATGGTTAAAATATTattgtagtaaatattacatgattCCAATATTATTGTAGTAAATATTATGTGATTCCAATAATATTGTAGTAAATATTACTTGGTTAAACTACTCttgtagtaaatattacatgattcaaatattattgtagtaaatattacatgattCCAATATTATTGTAGTAAATATTACTTGGTTAAAATACTATTGTAGTAAATATTACTTGGTTAAAATATTATTGTAGtaaatccagtccaaagtggatccaacacagcagcgagagtcccgttcacagcggagccagcaggaaaccatcccaagcgcaggcggatcagcagcgcagagatgtccccagccgatacacaggcgagcagtacatggccaccggatatggtttatcttggcaaagaagaaatgatcactaacacagatttgtcAGCAATAGCATATGGTAAAAGTTAGGCGTCTTTGAGTTGAACTGGTTAAAAATGGGCGCGAAAACAAAAGTAGTTACAAATgggtgcaaaaacaaaagtagttaAAAATGGAcgcaaaaacaaaagtagttaAAAATGGGcgcaaaaacaaaagtagtttGACCTAAAGAGCAAACAGATAGGGAGATTTATCGTGCGGTTCTTTTCCACGATTAACTTTCTAGTTTGCTGACTATGCAACTTATCCGTGTGCTCAGCAGTTTTACACACACAGTTTTACTCtgcaagtgtgtatgtgtgtgtgtgtgtgtgtgtgtgtgtgtgtgtgtgtgtgtgtgtttaatggaCGGATGGTGCTCTCCtctgagtgtatgtatgtaataaGCGATCATTATGGGATGGACGCCTGTGATATTTTTGCACACATTCCGGGCTGAGTCTACTTCCTGGaaggtcaatgtgtgtgtgtgtgtgggtgggggggaggggggggggtgtgaTTGACAAGCATCATGGTGAGGGGGGGGCAGGTGCTGTGATTTGGGAGCGTGTGCTGCTGCTGAAACATTGATGAAACTTTAATGGCCGCTAATGTTGTCTAATGGATCCAAAGCCGTGGAGACTCTCAGAGTCCGTCCTTCCTGTTTCTTCGGCGGGGGGCgcagcaaacaggaagtgccaaacGCTCCAGAGCTCCATGGGCACAGCATGACTTTCCCGCTACGCAGATCCACCTCAGGTAGGTCGCTTGTAGGGAGCGTGAGGCGGGATTGTAGACCTTGGTCTAGAAGCTTCGTCCGACGTGTGACCTGGGGCCCGTGGAGGTGTGGGGAGGGGGAGAGAGGACAGGCAACATGTCCTCTTTCCTTCCAGCCTGTATGTCGTCTTGGCTGAGGACCTCCTGCTGCCCACCCATGGAGGACCACCTTGTCAGCTGACCGGCATGGAAGtctggatggttggatggatgaaccgatggatgaatagatggagggatggatatatggatgatggatggatggatgaacggagGGATtagtggatggatggacgaaTAGATGACTGTTTAAttgaatggctggatggatgaacGGAAGATTagtaaatggatgaatgaataaaggatggatggatgaacggtgGATTAGTGAAtcgatgaatgaatgaatcatccTCCACACCTGGTGTAGATGATCCTATTGAGCTGAGTGATAGTTGAGGTTGTTGCTGTCTTGTATCGACTGTCAAACTCTTGTATTTGCTGCGCTGATGAAGTCATTTCTTCCCACCAAACAACATTTTCTCTTCTTTGGAACAAACGTCTTGCtctcgttagcattagcattagccgtGTGATGCTAGGTGTGCGCTAAGGAAGTAAGGGGTTGGGGCAACACTACGGAAAAAAGTATTGCGGAGCACAGCAGGAGAAGaaacttacatccatccatccattttgtaccgcttattcccttttggggtcgtggggggcgctggagcctatctcagctagaatcgggcggaaggcggggtacaccctggacaagtcgccacctcatcgcagggccaacagatagacagacaacattcacactcacattcacacactagggaccatttagtgttgccaatcaacctatccccaggtgcatgtctttggaagtgggaggggcctatccccaggtgcatgtctttggaagtgggaggggcctatccccaggtgcatgtctttggaagtgggaggaagccagagtacctggagggaacccacgcattcacggggagaacatgcaaactccacacagaaatatcccgagcctggatttgaacccaggactgcaggacctttgtattgtgaggcagacacactaacccctcttccaccgtgaagaaacatccttttttaatttattattatttttttttaataaattgtaCACAACAAAATACTCGAACATATCGATAACATATATATCACCCAGGTCTAGATGGATGACTAGATGGAGGGATGATTGGATGATAAATGATGAATGGATGAtagatcgatccatccatccatcgatcgaCAGATGCATGGTTAATGGGTTAATAGATGGATTCatggatgtatgtataaatggatgaatgtatgcatgtatttttGAATGAATGGAATGACGAATTGATGAATGATAGCtgcatggatggattaattgatGAATGGGTGGATGAATAATGATGGGCGGATTAGTGAACAGATGGATGAATGAACAGATTATTAGGTGGATGGGTGGATTGATCTATAAATGAtggatgtatgaatgaatgaaatggATTAATTTATGAATGGATGAAGGGCTTaacgatggatggatgaataaatgatagatagatagatagatatatagatagatagatagatgcatGGTTAATGGGTTAATAGATGGAttcatggatggatgtataaaaggatgaatgtatgtatgtatttatgaatgAATGGAATGACGAAATGATGAATGATAGCTGCATGGATAGATgattaatgaatgaatggatggatgaataatgatGGCCGGATTCGTGAACAGATAGATGAATGAACAGATTAATAGGTGGATGGGTGGATTGATCTATAAATGAtggatgtatgaatgaatgaaatggATTAATTTATGAATGGATGAAGGGATTaacgatggatggatgaataaatggtacatgatagatagatagatagatagatagatagatagctgcATGGTTAATGGGTCAATAGATGGATTCGTGGATGGATGTATGCATGTATTTTTGAATGAATGGAATGACGAATTGATGAATGATGGCtgcatggatggattaattgatGAATGGGTGGATGAATAATGATGGGCGGATTAGTGAACAGATGGATGAATGAACAGATTATTAGGTGGATGGGTGGATTGATCTATAAATGATGGATTAATTTATGAATGGCTGAATGGATtaacaatggatggatgaataaatgatagatagacggatagatagatagatagatgcatGGTTAATGGGTTAATAGATGGATTTATGGATTGATGTATAAAAGGatgaatttatgtatgtatttatgaatgAATGGAATGACGAATTGATGAATGATAGCTGCATGGATAGATTaattaatgaatggatggatgaatgaataatGATGGGCGGATTAGTGAACAGATGGATGAATGAACGGATTAATAGGTGGATGGGTGGATTGATCTATAAAtggatgtatgaatgaatgaatgaaatggaTTAATTCATGAATGGATGAAGGGGTTAACAATGGatgcatgaatgaatgaatgaaagatagctagatagatagatgcaTGGTTAATGGGTTAATAGATGGAttcatggatggatgtatgaattgatgaatgtatgtatgtattcatgaaTGAATGGAATGACGAATTGATGAATGATAGctgcatggatggatgaataatgatGGGCGAATTAGTGAACAGATGGATGAATGAACGGATTATTAGGTGGATGGGTGGATTGATCTATAAATGGATGTCTGTCTGAATGAATGAAATGGATTAATTCATGAATGGATGAAGGGATTAACAATGGATGaattatagatggatagatagatagatgcatGGTTAATGGGTTAATAGctgcatggatggatgaataatgatGGGCGGATTAGTGAACAGCTGGATAAATGAACGGATTATTAGGTGGATGGGTGGCTTTATCTATAAATGGGTGTATGAATGAAATTGATTAATTCATGAATGGAAGAAGGGATTGAttaacgatggatggatggatgagtgaaaTAACAGATGGATGAGTTAATGCTTTAATGGGTGTATGTATGAATAGATGGGTAGATGGACGGATGAATAGATGCATCAATACCAGATTAAGGGGTGGATGTATGATGGATGAGTGGATGAATGGATTTATGATTAATGAGCTACTAGATGGATTGGatgtataaatgaatgaataaatgaatggatggaataccGAATTGATTGCATAGCTGCATGGATGGATTAATCAATGaacggatggatgaataatgatggatggattactgaacaaatggatgaatggattattaGGCGGACGGACGGCTGCAGGATCTATAAATGGACGCATGAATGACACATTGATGAACGGATAACTGCGTGGATGGCTCAATTGATGAACGGATGAATGACGGCTAAACGAATGGTtcaatgggtggatggatgaacagGTGGGCGGGTTAATGGATTCATGAATGAACGGACGCATGGAGGGATGTGTGCGCGCGCACACCATTGACCGGGTCGCCTCCGTCACTTTCTCCTGAAGCCCCGCCCCCTCCGTCATGCTGCATTCATGTGCATGGGAGCTTCTTGCAGCACCTCTGCACcaaaacaaccccccccccccccgaccccctcCCCTCCAGCTTTACTtgtcacgcgcacacgcacacgcacactcacacacgtgTAAAGACGTCTGCGGGGTGTTTTTTATGAAAGGTGCTTTGTTTCATTGACAAACATAGACTTGGGGCGGGGCTTGTGCAGCTGCAGTGAGAATCCctccacgcacacacacgcgcacacacacacacacacacacctgtccagAGGCTGTAGAGTCGCCATTCGGAGCAGAAGTGGATCAGGACGTCCTGCGGGCTGAGGGGCGTGGCCTTGGCTGCgtgggaggggagggggggttgcggGATGGGGGTGGGCGGGGCAAGGGGGGCAGTTTTACCGGACGCACTTGATGACTTCCGCCGACTTGAAGACTTGAGGACCTGACGCGTGACGTGACGTGATcgcacccccacccccccatccCCACTCCCCCTCTCTCCCGCACCCACcctcccccccctctctctctctctctccgggGGGGTCATGTCGCGCGCGGCCGCCATCGCCAGCTCGCTCATGCGCCAGAAGCGGCAGGCGCGCGAACGCGAGAAGGGGAGCACGTGCCGCGGGAGCCCGAGCAAGGGCGCCAACGAGCACGAGACGAGCACGCTGAGCGTCTTCTCGCGCGTCAAGTTGTTTGGCTCCCGGAAGAAGCGGAAGAGGAGGCGACCGCCAGGTGTGACGTCATCACCCCCCCCCATCGTCATCCGAGCGAATGTTTGGGgttggggggtgtggggggggggggggcggggggggcttCATCATGCATCCTCATGCTTGGCGTGTGTTGTCGTGTCGGGCGGCGTGTGCGGTGGTCACGTGACGGGTCCGTGTTGATAAACCCCCGCCCCCTTCCACAGAACCCCAGCTCAAAGGCATCGTCACGCGGCTGTGCAGTCGTCATGGTTACCAGCTGCTGATGGACCCTGATGGCAGCGTCCACGGCACCAAAGAAGAAGACAGCGCCTACGGTAAGTCATccaagtctgtgtgtgtgtgtgtgtgtgtgtgtgtgtgtgtgtgtgtgtgtgtgtgtgtgtgtgtgtgtgtgtgtgtgtgtgtgtgtgtgtgtgtgacccccaGATcatcaagtgtgtgtgtatgtgtggatgtgcgtgtgtttgtgtgcatgtgcgtgtgcgtttgtgtgtgtgtacgtgagtctgtgtgcgtgtgtgtgtgtgtgtgtgtgcgtgcgtgtgcatgtgcgtgtgtttgtgtgcatgtgcgttTGTGTATGTGAttctgtgtgcatgtgtgtgtgtgtgtgtgagtctgtcTACGTGCgtcagagtgtgtttgtgtgtccgtctgtcaatgtgtgtgtgtttgtgtgtgtgtttgcgtctctgtctgtctgtcagtgtgtgtgtgtgtgaattgtgtgtgtgtgtttgtgtgtgtgtgcacgtcagagtgtgtgtgtgtctgtatgtcaatgtgtgtgtgtgtgtgtgtgtgtgtgtttccgtgtgtttgtgtctctgtctgtctgtcagtgtgtgtgtgtctgtgtgtgtgtgtgtgtgtgtgtgagtctgtgtACGTGCgtcagagtgtgtttgtgtgtccgtctgtcaatgtgtgtgtgtctgtgtgtgtgtttgcgtctctgtctgtctgtcagtgtgtgtgtgtgtgtgaattgtgtgtgtgtgtgtatatgtgtgtgcgcgtcagagtgtgtgtgtgtctgtatgtcaatgtgtgtgtgtgtttccgcgtgtttgtgtctctgtctgtctgtctgtcagtgtgtgtgtgtctgtgtgtgtgtgtgtgtgtgtgtctgtgtgtgtgtgtgtgtgtggacccccAGATcatcaagtgtgtgtgtatgtgtggaccatacttgccaacctttagaCCTCCAATTTCagggggcagggggcgtggttaagaggggtggcgtataattcaccgactcaagtatttcatatatataaatatatatatgtatgaaatacttgactttaagtgaattctaacaatatatatttatgttagtatatatatatatatatatatatatatataaatatatatatatatatataaaataaatagttgaatttcagacagcatcaaatacacagtaataaaaacacagttgttctactgtTACtactagctgtttttttttagtaaccagcaagcacatgcttgctggttactaaaaaaaaaaaaacaccacttaCCTTTCAGTATTTGAgtagcctttgttctgccatttgcgtattggcaagCGATCTCCGAATTCAGAAACATCCtccacggatttgttgtagacgtcCGCAAacgagaacgggatgttgcttccagctatcagcatagccatctttgtctcagcatgagATACACCAACGGGTATCCATTTTGCAACGTGGGTTGTGAACAATGagttgtgcttcgctgaccgttcttggctgaatatccgttaaccgtgtctgttctacaaaatgtacaggcaacattccccttcccctttgaactcttctggataaactgaaattattgtttccaaccgttctggaacttgcaagcgtatttcttaattttgctcaTCTACGGTGTAATATatcgggttggagtcaataagcaggcgacgtgatgaagttacgtctctttactgtgggcttcggaACAGCAGACTCCCTAAtccatgttccttgactgcacttaaatgtagaatatgtttacattctattctatgtacagtagatggcagtattgtcctgtttaagagggtcacaacattgagtcaggttctcgtggagctggagtgggcgtggcctccagctccgtctgaattttgggagattttcgggagaggcgatgaatttcgggagtctgccggaaaatccgtgagggttggaaGGTATGGTGTGGACCCCCAGATCATCAAGTGTGTGTGGACCCCCAAAtcatcaaatgtgtgtgtgtgtggacccccaaatcattaaatgtgtgtgtgtgtgtgtggacccccagatcatcaagtgtgtgtgtgtgtgtgtgtgggtgtgtgtgtggaccCCCAGATcatcaaacgtgtgtgtgtgtgtgtgtgtgtgtggactccCAGATcatcaaaagtgtgtgtgtgtgtgtggaccctCAGAtcatcaaatgtgtgtgtgtgtggacccccAGATcatcaaaagtgtgtgtgtgtgtgtgtgtgtgtgtgtgtgtggaccctCAGAtcatcaaatgtgtgtgtgtgtggacccccAGATcatcaaacgtgtgtgtgtgtgtgtgtggactccCAGATcatcaaaagtgtgtgtgtgtgtgtggaccctCAGAtcatcaaatgtgtgtgtgtgtgtgtgtgtgtggacccccAGATcatcaaaagtgtgtgtgtgtgtgtgtgtggaccctCAGAtcatcaaatgtgtgtgtgtgtggacccccagatcattaaatgtgtgtgtggacccccagatcatcaaatgtgtgtgtgtgtgtgtgtggacccccAGATCATCAAGTGTGTGTAGACCCCCAGATCatcaaatgtgtgtatgtgtggtccCCCAGATcatcaaaagtgtgtgtgtgtgtgtgtgtggaccctCAAATcatcaaacgtgtgtgtgtgtggacccccagatcatcaaatgtgtgtgtgtgtgtgtgtgtggacccccAGATCatcaagtgtgtgtatgtgtggtccCCCAGATcatcaaaagtgtgtgtgtgtgtgtgtgtgtgtgtgtgtgtgtggaccctCAAATcatcaaacgtgtgtgtgtgtggacccccAGATcattaaatatgtgtgtgtggacccccagatcatcaaatgtgtgtgtgtgtgtggaccccaGATCAttagaaatgtgtgtgtgtggacccccagatcattaaaaatgtgtgtgtggacCATCAGATCctcaaaaaaatgtgtgtgtttgtatgtgtgtgtgtggacccccagatcatcaaatgtgtgtgtggacccccagatcatcaaatgtgtgtgtgtgtgtgtgtgtgtgtgtggacccccAGATcttcaaatgtgtgtgtgtaccccCAGATcatcaagtgtgtgtgtggacccccagatcatcaagtgtgtgtgtgtggagcaaCAGATCATCAAATGTGTGTGTACTTCCAGATcatcaagtgtgtgtgtggacccccagatcatcaagtgtgtgtgtgtggagcaaCAGAtcatcaaatgtgtgtgtgtgtaccctcAGATCATCAAATGTGAGTGTGTGGACCCCCAGATcctcaaatgtgtgtgtgtgtgtggacccccagatcatcaaatgtgtgtgtgtgtgtggacccccagatcatcaaatgtgtgtgtgtgtgaaccccCAGATtatcaaatgtgtgtgtgtgtgtggacccccAGATcatcaaacgtgtgtgtgtgtgtgtgtggactccCAGATcatcaaaagtgtgtgtgtgtgtgtggaccctCAGATcatcaaaagtgtgtgtgtgtgttcacagcTGTGTTCAACCTGATCCCTGTGGGTCTCCGTGTGGTGGCCATCCAGGGGGTCCAAAGCAAATTGTACCTGGCCATGAACAGCGAGGGCTTCCTCTACACttctgtatgtacacacacacacacacacacacacacacacacacacacacacacacacacacacacacacacacacacacacacacacacacacacactcagaagGTGATGAGGTTAAAATAAGAAGTGGTTTCCCGGGGCAACCCAGCCAGCATCCTCAGCATTGTAGGGAGGAGCCGGTTGCCACGGAGACGCAGGCTAACGGCGCTGCAGTCTATGGGTCACATGACTCGATGTTTGCGTCCACAGGAACACTTCACCCCCGAGTGCAAGTTCAAGGAGTCTGTGTTTGAGAACTACTACGTGACGTACTCCTCCATGCTGTACCGCCAGCAGGCGTCGGGCCGGGCCTGGTACCTGGGCCTCAACAAGGAGGGCGCCATCATGAAGGGAAACCACGTGAAGAAGAACAAGGCGGCCGCACACTTCCTGCCCAAACCCCTCAAAGGTAAGGCCACAGCATTAGGGACCACCAGCTTTTAGACCACTACCTCTCGACAAAATGGGTGCagctcagctaaatgtgttggttttctgacatggacttgtttcttcagcattgtccacacgtttaagtcaggactttgggaaggcccttcattctagccggatttagccattcctttaccacttttgacgtgtgtttggggtcgttgtcctgttggaacacccaactgggcacaagacccaaactccgggctgaAGATTTTGGGTTGTccagaagaatttggaggtaatcccatttagtctctgtaaagcaccagttccattggcagcaaaataggcccacagcataataccaccaccaccatgcttgacggtaggtttggtgttcctgtgaTTACACGCcccacattttctcctccaaaacatatttctgggtattgcggccaaacagttcaatttttattttatccGACCACCGAACATGtgaattgtgtgaattatatttatatagcgcttttctctagtgactcaaagccaagcgaaagccatttatcaacaacatccagaaacgccaatctgtgaaacccaatatctaagttacatttaaaccagtgtgggtggcactgggagcaggtgggtaaagtgtcttgcccaaggacacaacggcagtgactaggatggcggaagcgggaatcgaacctgcgaccctcaagttgctggcacggccgctctaccaaccgacctccagaaaggtcttatctttgtccatgtgatgtcaggtgaaacaaaaatgtagctgtttggccacaatacccaagcaatatatttggaggagaaaagatgaggtctttaatcccaggaacaccatacctaccgtcaagcatggtggtggtagtattatgctttacgttttatatgtacatataaaaacTCATAATTGACGGATATGAAGTTGATCTAGACATTTAAgaaaattaaatatgtgtatgaattatttttacacttttttgtgtggggcccttttggatccccaataaaaaaaaaaatatatatttttttttaactgtcattgctcaaaaaataataataaaaatcagtgTTGTCATGAATGATTTGAAGTGAATAAGGACCTACTCCTTATTCACTtcaaatatttaacttagaactgtttgtttgtttttgttgttttttcttgaGGGGGggtgttgcatattttgtttagttttttatttgaaaaaaaatgggggcatcaaacatacaaaacaaaaacaaaaaacataaaaaacaaaaacttattgACCGAAATTAAGTTAATCtagacattaaaataaaatacaataaaaaaaataatggcttattttaacacttaaaagttaaggttaaagtgccaatgattgtctcacacacacacacacacacacacacacacacacacacacacacacacacacacacacacacacacacacacaccatacacgcacacacacacacacaaaaccagGTTTAGCggaattattttctgcatttgacccatcacccttgaccaccccctgggatgtgaggggagcagtgagcagcagcggtggccgcgcccgggaatcattttttgttgatttcacttagaaaccatttttttgtttgtttgttttttattttggggGGTGCAattcttcacatcaaatattccacgtaGAACTGTTTTTTTGGGGGAAGGGGGGTGGGCGGGGTgcatgttgcatattttgtttagtttttttatttggaaaaaaaggggggcatcaaacatacaaaacaaaaacaaaaaacattaaaaaaaacttataGACGGAAATTAAGTTAATCtagacattaaaataaaatattatttaaacACTTAAAAGTTAAGCaaaaagtgccaatgattgtctctcacacacacacacacacacacacacacacgcacacacacacacacacacacacatggcttATATTAACACTTAAAAGTTAAGGTTAAAGTggcaatgattttcacacacacacacgaacacacacacacacgcacacacgcacacacacacacgcacacacacacgcgcacacacacacacacacacacacacacacacacacgcacacacacacatacacacacatacacgcacacacacacacacacatccaggtttggcggaattattctctgcattcgacccatcacccttgatcaccccctgggaggtgaggggagcagtgagcagcagaggtggccgcacccaggaatcatttttcggtgatttaacccccaattcttcacatcaaatattacacttagaacttttttggggggtgtatgttgcatatttttttacttttttaaaaag
The window above is part of the Nerophis ophidion isolate RoL-2023_Sa linkage group LG04, RoL_Noph_v1.0, whole genome shotgun sequence genome. Proteins encoded here:
- the LOC133552110 gene encoding fibroblast growth factor 13-like isoform X1 — protein: MSRAAAIASSLMRQKRQAREREKGSTCRGSPSKGANEHETSTLSVFSRVKLFGSRKKRKRRRPPEPQLKGIVTRLCSRHGYQLLMDPDGSVHGTKEEDSAYAVFNLIPVGLRVVAIQGVQSKLYLAMNSEGFLYTSEHFTPECKFKESVFENYYVTYSSMLYRQQASGRAWYLGLNKEGAIMKGNHVKKNKAAAHFLPKPLKVAMYREPSLHDLTELSRSGSATPTKSRSASALLNGGKTPSSHDLS
- the LOC133552110 gene encoding fibroblast growth factor 13-like isoform X2, whose product is MTFPLRRSTSEPQLKGIVTRLCSRHGYQLLMDPDGSVHGTKEEDSAYAVFNLIPVGLRVVAIQGVQSKLYLAMNSEGFLYTSEHFTPECKFKESVFENYYVTYSSMLYRQQASGRAWYLGLNKEGAIMKGNHVKKNKAAAHFLPKPLKVAMYREPSLHDLTELSRSGSATPTKSRSASALLNGGKTPSSHDLS